A part of Solibacillus sp. FSL H8-0538 genomic DNA contains:
- the rlmH gene encoding 23S rRNA (pseudouridine(1915)-N(3))-methyltransferase RlmH — translation MNITIISVGKLKEKYLKMGIEEYVKRLGGYAKIELVEVPDEKAPEQLSDAEMEIVKKKEGERILAKISEGTHVIALALDGKMKTSEQMAADIDSLMTYGKSKVAFVIGGSLGLHDDVLRRADEKLCFGKMTLPHQLMKLVLVEQIYRSFRIIKGEPYHK, via the coding sequence GTGAATATCACCATCATCTCCGTGGGTAAATTAAAGGAAAAGTATTTAAAAATGGGCATCGAGGAATATGTAAAACGTTTAGGGGGCTATGCAAAAATCGAACTTGTTGAAGTACCAGATGAAAAAGCGCCTGAACAACTTAGTGATGCTGAAATGGAAATTGTTAAGAAAAAAGAAGGCGAACGCATTTTAGCCAAAATTAGTGAAGGCACACATGTTATTGCGCTTGCACTAGATGGAAAAATGAAAACATCCGAACAAATGGCAGCCGATATAGATTCTTTAATGACGTACGGCAAAAGCAAAGTGGCCTTTGTCATTGGTGGTTCACTAGGCCTGCATGATGACGTACTTCGCCGAGCAGATGAAAAGTTATGTTTCGGTAAAATGACACTGCCGCACCAGCTAATGAAGCTTGTATTAGTAGAGCAAATCTACCGTAGTTTTAGAATTATTAAGGGAGAACCGTATCATAAGTAA
- a CDS encoding two-component system regulatory protein YycI has translation MLNLDWSKTKSIFIGVFLILNIFLYSQYLNSYSEAQKVGVLGEKTIEPRLKEDNITYVTLPSNIETASYISGKVKNFHSTELPYFTNQNAEIENESKLIVKLNNPIKLKSLGDKESFTEFLHMYVYEGASYALWSVDKEKREAIFFQHVNDRTLFYNVSGFVKIYWNLDEEVYMYEQTMLEKLEELEQQENIFEPIQIIQVLYAENLLKADSRITSMKLGYSTLVQLTQTQVFAPTWEVRVHTKDGEVEEYFVNAVEGKVIDIQLDLKKVDEVDE, from the coding sequence GTGTTGAATTTGGATTGGAGTAAAACAAAATCGATTTTCATCGGCGTTTTCTTAATCCTCAACATCTTTTTGTATTCCCAGTATTTAAATAGTTATTCCGAGGCACAGAAGGTAGGGGTGCTGGGAGAAAAAACAATTGAACCAAGGCTGAAAGAGGATAATATTACGTATGTTACACTGCCTAGTAATATTGAAACGGCCTCGTATATTTCGGGTAAGGTAAAGAATTTTCATTCAACGGAATTACCCTATTTTACAAATCAAAATGCCGAAATTGAAAATGAAAGTAAGCTGATTGTAAAGCTTAACAATCCGATTAAACTTAAAAGTCTAGGGGATAAAGAGAGCTTCACGGAATTTTTACATATGTATGTGTATGAAGGTGCATCCTATGCCCTCTGGAGCGTAGATAAAGAAAAGCGTGAAGCAATCTTCTTCCAGCATGTAAATGACCGCACGCTGTTTTATAATGTGAGCGGCTTTGTGAAAATTTATTGGAACCTAGATGAAGAAGTATATATGTATGAGCAAACAATGTTGGAGAAGCTAGAGGAACTTGAGCAGCAAGAGAATATTTTTGAGCCCATTCAAATTATCCAAGTATTATATGCGGAAAATTTATTAAAGGCAGATTCACGAATTACAAGCATGAAGCTTGGTTATTCAACCCTTGTCCAGCTTACACAAACACAAGTATTTGCGCCAACATGGGAAGTACGTGTACACACAAAAGACGGTGAGGTTGAGGAATATTTTGTGAATGCTGTCGAAGGAAAAGTAATTGATATTCAACTCGATCTAAAAAAAGTGGATGAAGTAGATGAGTAA
- a CDS encoding S1C family serine protease, protein MSYFNDDERKDPLNNELTPLQERLKKEEEDKQKRSMKKRGGSKGGYFLSGLSGVIVGALIIWLLLPSLSNQLPGSTLTNSSNENPNKTTQTATEVTTDVTTAVEKVSEAVVGITNIQQVATNFWNQSSSSQEAGSGSGVVYKVEGDKAYIVTNHHVVNGAQQLEVTLPDGSKEEAQLVGSDIWTDLAVIAINSKNIKTVAQFGDSDVLKQGETVIAIGNPLGLDFYGSVTTGVVSGKDRSVPVDLNEDGYEDWSTEVLQTDAAINPGNSGGALINITGDLIGINSMKIAESTIEGLGFSIPINTAIPIIEELEKNGEVQRPTMGVSLLDLTEVPAFYQQQTLRIPAELTTGVVVTQVVQDSAAQTAGMQQYDVIVEMDGEKIENAIDLRKHLYNEKKIGDTLQIKVYRQGKLVELKLTLVNNTTL, encoded by the coding sequence ATGAGTTATTTCAATGACGATGAACGCAAAGATCCTTTAAATAATGAATTAACACCATTGCAGGAAAGGTTGAAGAAAGAGGAGGAGGACAAGCAAAAACGTTCCATGAAAAAACGAGGCGGCAGCAAAGGAGGCTACTTCCTTAGTGGACTTAGCGGTGTCATTGTCGGCGCACTAATAATTTGGTTACTATTGCCGTCACTATCGAACCAGCTACCAGGCTCAACTTTAACAAACTCATCAAATGAAAATCCTAATAAAACTACACAAACGGCAACGGAAGTAACAACAGATGTGACAACGGCCGTTGAAAAAGTATCAGAAGCAGTAGTCGGCATTACAAATATTCAGCAGGTCGCAACAAATTTCTGGAATCAATCTTCGTCATCCCAGGAAGCAGGAAGCGGCTCGGGTGTTGTCTATAAGGTAGAGGGCGATAAAGCTTACATTGTCACAAACCACCACGTAGTAAATGGCGCTCAGCAGCTAGAAGTAACCTTACCAGACGGCTCAAAAGAAGAAGCCCAACTAGTCGGCAGTGATATTTGGACAGATTTAGCTGTCATTGCGATTAACAGTAAAAATATAAAAACCGTCGCACAGTTTGGGGATTCGGATGTATTAAAACAAGGAGAAACGGTCATTGCTATTGGAAATCCACTTGGCTTAGATTTTTACGGCTCTGTTACAACAGGCGTTGTTTCAGGTAAAGACCGTTCAGTACCCGTTGATTTAAATGAGGATGGCTATGAAGACTGGTCAACAGAAGTATTGCAAACAGATGCGGCAATCAATCCTGGTAACAGCGGCGGCGCACTTATTAACATTACTGGTGATTTGATTGGCATTAATTCGATGAAAATTGCAGAATCGACAATAGAGGGGCTTGGCTTCTCAATCCCGATTAACACGGCTATTCCAATTATCGAAGAGCTAGAGAAAAATGGGGAAGTACAACGACCAACGATGGGTGTATCGCTACTTGATTTAACAGAAGTACCAGCATTCTATCAGCAACAAACATTACGTATTCCTGCAGAATTGACAACTGGAGTAGTCGTAACACAAGTAGTTCAAGACTCAGCAGCGCAAACAGCAGGTATGCAGCAATATGATGTCATTGTAGAGATGGATGGCGAGAAGATTGAAAATGCCATTGATCTGCGTAAGCATCTGTATAATGAAAAGAAAATCGGCGACACATTACAAATTAAAGTATATCGCCAAGGCAAATTAGTTGAGCTGAAATTAACATTAGTTAATAACACAACCTTATAA
- the gltS gene encoding sodium/glutamate symporter, with protein sequence MCMALNQITTLCLAVTLFLIGSFLVKRIGFLDRFCIPAPVVGGLLFAILATVLKSFDILEITLDTSLQSIFMVTFFTTIGLGASFKLVKLGGKLLVIYWLACGFLALMQNVIGVSLAKLMDIHPLIGVMAGAVSMEGGHGSAAAYGETIEGLGVTSAISIGMAAATCGLIAGGLVGGPVIQYLIRKFNLKPSSEETEEYVEKAQHPITEKSFMLQVFLITFSMAAGTYVGEWFSTMTGFVLPGYVGAMFVAVFVRNIVDRFNPDLINMKEINLIGDISLGIFLSMALMSIKLWEVADLALPLFIIVLAQVIFIVLFAVFVLFRLLGKNYDAAIMVSGFLGHGLGATPNAMANMSAVVSKFGPSRKAFLIVPIVGAFLIDVFGMPIIITTINMFK encoded by the coding sequence ATTTGTATGGCATTAAATCAAATTACAACGCTATGCCTAGCAGTTACATTATTTTTAATCGGCTCATTTTTAGTTAAAAGGATTGGTTTTTTAGATCGATTTTGTATTCCAGCACCTGTAGTTGGGGGCTTACTATTCGCTATTTTAGCAACGGTTTTAAAAAGTTTCGACATTCTTGAAATTACATTGGACACTTCACTGCAATCCATTTTTATGGTCACGTTCTTTACAACAATTGGACTTGGTGCAAGTTTCAAACTTGTTAAATTAGGTGGAAAACTGCTAGTAATATATTGGTTAGCTTGTGGGTTTTTAGCCCTAATGCAAAATGTGATTGGTGTTTCATTGGCAAAATTAATGGACATCCACCCATTAATCGGGGTGATGGCTGGGGCTGTTTCCATGGAAGGTGGACATGGTTCCGCTGCTGCTTACGGGGAAACGATTGAAGGTTTAGGCGTAACTTCTGCTATTTCAATCGGAATGGCTGCAGCTACTTGTGGATTAATCGCTGGAGGACTTGTTGGAGGTCCAGTTATACAATACTTAATTCGAAAATTCAACTTAAAGCCATCTTCTGAAGAAACAGAAGAATACGTTGAAAAAGCACAACATCCAATTACCGAAAAATCATTCATGTTACAAGTGTTCTTAATCACATTTAGTATGGCTGCTGGTACTTACGTTGGAGAATGGTTCTCTACTATGACAGGATTCGTATTACCAGGTTATGTAGGTGCCATGTTCGTAGCTGTCTTCGTTCGTAATATCGTTGATCGCTTTAACCCTGATTTAATTAACATGAAAGAAATCAACTTAATTGGTGATATTTCTCTTGGTATTTTCTTATCAATGGCATTAATGAGCATTAAATTATGGGAAGTTGCAGACTTAGCGTTACCATTATTTATCATCGTTTTAGCTCAAGTCATCTTCATCGTATTATTCGCCGTGTTCGTTCTTTTCCGCTTACTAGGCAAAAACTACGATGCAGCAATTATGGTGTCTGGTTTCCTTGGTCACGGTCTTGGTGCAACCCCAAATGCAATGGCTAACATGTCAGCTGTCGTTTCTAAATTCGGCCCATCACGTAAAGCATTCCTCATCGTACCAATCGTAGGAGCCTTCTTAATCGACGTGTTCGGCATGCCAATTATTATTACAACAATTAATATGTTTAAATAA
- a CDS encoding MFS transporter — protein MSQSKRKIHYAWWVLLGLVVMVGAAKGGIMTTGGLFLTPVTEDLGIGMGSLTLYFSISSIITMISLPIAGKMIAKYNIRILLVVAVILEAGSFAMFGFMNSVWGWYLFAIPMAMGSVLVTQLAGPVLINNWFKKHKGLAMGIMVGAGGLIGAFLQPVAGNLIASEGWRNTYFILGVGVMVVVIPVVLLTIRMAPQQKGLQPYGMDEIKPNEKIQVQTTTNSGVTVAIAKKSSAFYFLILFFLFDTSIAAFNQHVAPFAMGLGYDIKFAGNAMGAWSVGVVIGALFFGFLSDKIGVKNTAISAMLIGLVPVGILIIVPENPMMFTIATGLYGFVVASLGTLGPLLTTALFGSKEFSRIYGLAITGLAVAGIVVLPAYGYIFELTGSYTYVLYGIFIMLILNVGAIILAFKGKKKLEKAGLWN, from the coding sequence ATGAGTCAGTCAAAGAGAAAAATTCACTATGCTTGGTGGGTATTGTTAGGGTTAGTTGTAATGGTCGGAGCTGCTAAAGGTGGCATTATGACTACAGGTGGGTTATTTTTAACGCCAGTTACAGAAGATTTAGGTATTGGAATGGGAAGTTTAACATTGTACTTTAGTATATCATCAATTATAACAATGATTTCCTTACCAATTGCAGGTAAGATGATAGCAAAATATAATATTAGAATACTTTTAGTAGTAGCTGTTATTTTAGAGGCAGGCTCCTTTGCAATGTTTGGGTTCATGAACTCAGTATGGGGTTGGTATTTGTTTGCTATCCCAATGGCAATGGGGTCGGTATTAGTCACTCAATTGGCAGGCCCGGTACTGATTAATAATTGGTTTAAAAAGCATAAAGGCTTGGCTATGGGTATTATGGTCGGAGCTGGAGGTTTAATAGGAGCTTTCCTACAACCGGTAGCAGGAAATTTAATTGCTAGTGAAGGTTGGAGAAATACGTACTTTATTTTAGGGGTAGGCGTAATGGTGGTTGTTATACCAGTCGTGTTATTAACGATTAGAATGGCTCCGCAACAAAAAGGTTTACAGCCGTATGGTATGGATGAAATTAAGCCAAATGAAAAGATTCAAGTTCAAACTACAACAAATAGCGGCGTTACTGTTGCCATAGCGAAAAAGTCGAGTGCATTTTATTTCTTAATACTTTTTTTCTTGTTTGATACCTCAATAGCTGCTTTTAACCAACATGTTGCGCCATTCGCGATGGGTTTAGGCTATGATATCAAGTTTGCGGGTAATGCAATGGGCGCTTGGTCGGTAGGTGTAGTAATTGGAGCGTTATTCTTCGGCTTCCTCAGTGATAAAATAGGAGTGAAGAATACAGCGATTTCCGCAATGCTTATAGGGCTAGTTCCAGTAGGAATTCTTATTATAGTTCCTGAAAACCCAATGATGTTTACAATAGCTACTGGTCTATATGGATTTGTTGTCGCATCTCTTGGAACATTAGGGCCTCTTTTAACAACAGCTCTATTTGGTAGTAAAGAGTTTAGTCGAATCTATGGACTTGCAATTACGGGTTTAGCAGTTGCAGGTATTGTTGTGTTACCTGCATACGGCTATATCTTTGAATTAACAGGTAGTTACACTTATGTTTTATATGGTATTTTTATAATGTTGATCTTGAATGTTGGAGCCATTATCTTAGCATTTAAAGGTAAAAAGAAATTAGAAAAAGCAGGATTGTGGAATTAA
- a CDS encoding methyl-accepting chemotaxis protein, with translation MKSLFKPGIFILDKLTFSKKFMLLFIVVILTFSYLLLDIVQQTNERIHTVEKELTGVDLIEDVYPVLKFTQQHRGLTVNLVSGDATAASKREEAGKNVNDSFEALQKNIKNYPSYSDIQADINAVNENWKEVQTSSANGTAAEAISLHSNLIIQMLDLIKFIAEDTQLSLDPDSTKHHLNNLLTETLPPITENMGKARATGVGVATKKELSDENRYQLLFLMQTMQSYVDASFDNYETIFKTDPSLKNRLETQANESLKSTEDILAVINTELLNTTMITIVPADYFDATTAAINSIFELIAFQKNELQDRLENDLASYESKRAITLAVIAVIVFILLYALLSFYFSIQTQVKSIQHVAKQLATGDLTERIAITSKDEFASISTSLNEMIEEIKRVITNSKTTAESVDYSSKDLFAVTEETTKATNHISESVEKVSEIIEEQLTQAKKNVQLMDDAAQQLDMIAQAHVHVLDASDATLREVEDGNHNFDNLTKQMNIITQSVTTTSDVIHQLNERSKEIGTILDAIVTIAEQTNLLSLNAAIEAARAGEHGKGFAVVANEVRKLADESSRFTEQIRHIVQGIQQDTTNSVTAMQNVSNETVAGTKLIHTTKDSLTRIFEQTKDVSEEIHSVIKSVETVAKEMRLLDDSIHIEADQAEISEDNIQMIVAATEQQLASMEEVTASAHMLSDKALQLKETMENFKTDL, from the coding sequence ATGAAGAGTCTATTCAAACCAGGGATATTTATTTTAGACAAATTAACATTCAGTAAAAAATTCATGTTGCTATTTATCGTAGTCATATTAACGTTTAGTTACCTATTGTTAGACATTGTCCAGCAAACGAATGAGCGAATTCACACTGTCGAAAAAGAATTAACAGGGGTCGACCTAATTGAAGACGTTTACCCCGTATTAAAATTCACACAACAACACCGCGGCCTTACTGTGAACTTAGTCAGTGGAGATGCAACTGCCGCTTCTAAACGAGAAGAAGCAGGTAAAAATGTAAATGACTCTTTCGAAGCATTACAAAAAAATATCAAAAATTATCCATCTTATTCTGATATTCAAGCGGACATCAACGCTGTGAATGAAAATTGGAAGGAGGTCCAAACCTCTTCAGCTAACGGAACTGCAGCGGAGGCCATTTCATTACATAGTAATTTAATTATCCAAATGTTAGATTTAATAAAGTTTATTGCAGAAGACACACAGCTTTCTTTAGATCCAGATTCAACTAAACATCATTTAAACAACTTGTTAACTGAAACATTACCTCCCATTACAGAAAATATGGGGAAAGCGCGTGCGACAGGTGTTGGGGTTGCGACCAAAAAAGAACTATCAGACGAAAATCGTTACCAGTTGTTATTTTTAATGCAAACGATGCAGAGCTACGTAGACGCATCCTTCGATAATTATGAAACGATTTTCAAAACAGATCCGTCTTTAAAAAATCGTTTAGAAACACAAGCAAATGAATCATTAAAAAGTACTGAAGATATTTTAGCAGTCATAAATACAGAATTATTGAATACTACAATGATTACAATCGTACCTGCTGATTATTTTGATGCAACGACTGCTGCAATTAATTCGATTTTCGAATTAATTGCTTTCCAAAAGAATGAGTTGCAAGACCGTTTAGAAAACGACTTAGCATCCTATGAGTCAAAACGTGCAATTACATTAGCTGTAATTGCAGTCATTGTATTCATTTTATTGTATGCTTTACTTTCATTCTATTTCAGCATTCAAACTCAAGTGAAATCCATTCAGCACGTTGCAAAACAACTAGCTACAGGGGATTTAACAGAACGTATCGCTATTACATCAAAAGATGAATTTGCATCTATTTCTACATCATTAAATGAAATGATTGAAGAAATTAAGCGGGTCATTACAAATAGTAAAACAACAGCTGAGTCTGTTGATTATTCAAGTAAAGATTTATTTGCTGTCACAGAAGAAACAACGAAAGCAACGAATCATATTTCTGAATCAGTGGAAAAAGTATCAGAAATTATTGAAGAACAACTGACTCAAGCGAAGAAAAATGTACAATTAATGGATGATGCGGCTCAGCAATTAGATATGATTGCACAAGCACATGTGCACGTGTTAGATGCTTCAGATGCGACACTACGCGAAGTAGAAGACGGCAATCACAACTTCGATAACTTAACGAAACAAATGAATATTATTACACAATCCGTAACCACTACTTCAGACGTAATCCATCAATTAAACGAGCGTTCAAAAGAAATTGGTACGATTCTAGATGCGATTGTTACCATCGCAGAACAAACAAACTTATTAAGCTTGAATGCCGCAATTGAAGCTGCACGCGCTGGTGAACATGGGAAAGGCTTTGCCGTCGTAGCCAATGAAGTACGGAAATTAGCCGATGAATCATCTCGTTTTACTGAACAAATTCGTCATATTGTTCAAGGAATTCAACAAGATACAACGAATTCGGTAACCGCTATGCAAAATGTCTCGAATGAAACTGTAGCTGGCACAAAGTTAATTCATACAACAAAAGATTCTTTAACACGTATTTTTGAACAAACAAAAGACGTTTCAGAAGAAATTCATTCCGTTATCAAATCGGTTGAAACCGTAGCCAAAGAAATGAGGCTATTAGATGATTCCATTCATATAGAAGCGGACCAAGCAGAAATATCTGAGGACAATATTCAAATGATTGTGGCAGCTACAGAACAACAGCTTGCCTCCATGGAGGAAGTAACTGCTTCCGCTCATATGCTTAGTGACAAAGCATTACAATTAAAAGAGACAATGGAAAATTTCAAAACGGATTTATGA
- a CDS encoding YycH family regulatory protein: MKYVEQIKSVVLLFFVLLSISLTFMIWNYKPDYPFIEEMPVDQVEIGDKKQLKDVLKPYRLLFRQEDQFKGTVSTSAIDDLFAQFATWDAHEVTLINNNLSDAKLNEMLRLNDRLTLFFTAKVPLQLFESVLPFRDKEVPNTAFDRLILDWSSVSTNNQVQLLFVNTEERTLYRSYVTMANEQKFRMNILEPTSNYNDYVEVERVNLQSFYVVEDSIESIKYTYYIEEIAPDLFKNVLFTDPSIVQRNVESMQFEKYTDDTSLMTVDTQSRVLNYVYPAAESISNIPATRLLRDSFEFLNEHGGITADYRFAFMNQSKHVTEYQLYLQGFPVHSSLTSTHITTTWGDNRIFRYRRPYYSLDMDIPSEKTIKELPSGREIIEYIQNSESLDFSKVDEIVVGYYLMQDQNLRLFTLEPSWFVISDNLWTRVTPERLGGVEFGLE; this comes from the coding sequence ATGAAATATGTAGAGCAAATAAAGTCTGTTGTTTTACTGTTCTTTGTTTTACTAAGTATTTCATTAACCTTTATGATTTGGAACTATAAGCCGGACTATCCGTTTATCGAAGAAATGCCTGTCGACCAAGTGGAAATTGGTGACAAGAAACAGTTGAAGGATGTTCTCAAGCCGTACCGGTTATTATTCCGTCAAGAGGACCAGTTTAAGGGCACCGTTTCAACTTCAGCAATTGATGATTTATTCGCTCAGTTTGCTACTTGGGATGCTCATGAAGTAACGCTAATTAATAATAATCTATCGGATGCTAAATTAAACGAAATGCTCCGATTAAACGATCGTTTGACGTTGTTCTTTACCGCTAAGGTGCCGTTGCAATTGTTCGAATCTGTGCTCCCGTTCCGTGATAAAGAGGTACCCAATACAGCATTTGATCGCCTGATTTTAGATTGGAGTAGTGTAAGTACAAACAACCAAGTGCAGCTACTTTTTGTCAATACAGAAGAACGTACGCTATACCGTTCCTATGTAACGATGGCAAACGAACAAAAATTTCGTATGAATATTTTGGAGCCTACGTCAAATTACAATGATTATGTAGAGGTGGAACGCGTAAATCTTCAGTCTTTTTACGTTGTAGAGGATAGTATTGAATCAATTAAATATACGTATTATATTGAAGAAATTGCACCGGACTTATTTAAGAACGTATTATTTACTGATCCAAGCATCGTACAGCGGAATGTAGAAAGTATGCAATTTGAAAAGTATACCGATGATACGTCACTTATGACTGTAGATACCCAAAGTAGGGTACTAAACTATGTGTATCCAGCGGCGGAAAGTATATCAAACATTCCGGCTACGAGGTTATTACGCGATAGCTTTGAATTTTTAAATGAACATGGTGGCATTACAGCTGATTACCGCTTTGCATTCATGAACCAATCCAAGCATGTGACAGAGTATCAGCTCTATTTACAAGGCTTCCCAGTGCATAGTAGCCTGACGTCAACACATATTACGACAACTTGGGGAGATAATCGGATTTTCCGTTACCGTCGTCCGTACTATTCATTAGATATGGATATTCCGAGCGAAAAAACGATTAAGGAATTACCGTCAGGACGAGAAATAATTGAGTACATTCAAAATAGTGAAAGTCTAGATTTTAGTAAGGTGGATGAAATTGTCGTCGGTTATTATTTAATGCAAGATCAAAACTTGCGCTTATTTACGCTAGAGCCAAGTTGGTTTGTCATTTCGGATAATCTATGGACACGCGTCACACCTGAGCGATTAGGAGGTGTTGAATTTGGATTGGAGTAA
- a CDS encoding CxxH/CxxC protein, producing the protein MKKYSCETHIDHALDMHVAETEEYPMMDMLKEEEKLSTKCSYCKELATYIVSSK; encoded by the coding sequence ATGAAAAAGTATAGCTGTGAAACCCATATAGATCATGCATTAGACATGCATGTGGCGGAAACGGAAGAGTACCCAATGATGGATATGCTAAAAGAAGAAGAAAAGTTATCAACAAAATGTTCTTATTGTAAAGAGTTGGCGACATATATTGTATCAAGTAAATAA
- a CDS encoding MBL fold metallo-hydrolase, which produces MRFSVLASGSSGNAIYVENDEHAFLVDAGLSGKKMEQLFAKIDRDMKKLSGILVTHEHSDHIKGLGVVARKYKIPVFANEKTWGAMDGLVGNIPTELRFQFDMETVKSFGGIDIQSFAVSHDAVDPMFYTFHEGDRKLVVITDTGYVSDRMKGYIRGADSYVFESNHDVGMLQMGRYPWSIKRRILSDVGHVCNEDAAVAMSEVVFEKPTQIYLSHLSKDNNMKDLARMSVTQTLQSCGIVTGEFVHLHDTNAEEPTPLVTV; this is translated from the coding sequence ATGCGATTTAGTGTTTTAGCAAGTGGCAGTTCAGGCAACGCAATTTATGTAGAAAATGATGAGCACGCTTTTTTAGTTGATGCAGGCTTAAGTGGCAAGAAGATGGAGCAGCTTTTCGCTAAAATTGATCGCGATATGAAAAAACTATCAGGCATTTTAGTCACGCATGAGCATAGTGATCATATTAAAGGTTTAGGTGTCGTTGCACGAAAATACAAAATCCCAGTTTTCGCGAATGAAAAAACATGGGGCGCAATGGATGGGTTAGTGGGTAATATTCCGACTGAACTGCGATTCCAATTTGATATGGAAACGGTAAAATCATTTGGTGGTATTGATATCCAATCATTTGCTGTGTCCCATGATGCGGTTGATCCAATGTTTTATACATTTCATGAAGGCGATCGCAAGCTAGTCGTGATTACGGATACTGGCTATGTGAGCGATCGTATGAAAGGTTATATTCGTGGTGCAGATTCCTATGTATTTGAAAGCAATCACGATGTGGGGATGCTACAAATGGGCCGTTACCCTTGGAGTATAAAACGCCGTATCTTATCGGATGTTGGTCACGTTTGCAACGAGGACGCGGCTGTTGCAATGAGTGAAGTCGTATTTGAAAAGCCGACACAAATTTATCTATCACATTTAAGTAAAGATAATAATATGAAAGACTTAGCACGCATGAGTGTCACACAAACATTGCAATCATGTGGCATTGTTACAGGAGAATTTGTACACTTACATGATACTAATGCGGAAGAACCAACGCCGCTTGTAACGGTATAA